A genomic region of Manihot esculenta cultivar AM560-2 chromosome 15, M.esculenta_v8, whole genome shotgun sequence contains the following coding sequences:
- the LOC110601401 gene encoding transcription initiation factor TFIID subunit 15 isoform X1, with product MATYSGKGALSNGSVYVCNLPQGTDENMLAEYFGTIGLLKKDKRTGRPKIWFYRDKITNEPKGDATITYEDPHAALAAVEWFNNKDFHGNIIGVFVAESKSKDDHTYNSVADPNLGGDVGGLEESARDMNGAGVGRGRGRGDTGAKAWQQEGDWLCPNTSSCSNVNFAFRGVCNRCGSARPSGVSSGAGGRGRGHDALNSGAHSRSATGSTGLFGPNDWPCPMCGNINWAKRTKCNICNTNKPGHNEGGVRGGRGGGYKELDEEEIEETKRRRKEAEEDDGELYDEFGNLKKKFRVKTQQAESGRLPPGAGRAGWEVEELGVVDRGRRGRSKERGRERDDKESSKSRGYSDRDRHRSRSRERDRGKDRDWDYNYDRDREYDHYRERERDGDRYRYRH from the exons ATGGCAACCTATTCAGGAAAAGGGGCCCTTTCAAATGGGTCTGTCTATGTTTGTAACTTGCCTCAGGGCACTGACGAGAATATGTTAGCCGAATATTTTGGCACCATTGGGTTGCTAAAG AAAGACAAGCGAACGGGTCGACCTAAGATATGGTTTTATCGGGACAAGATAACAAATGAGCCAAAGGGGGATGCTACAATTACATATGAGGATCCACATGCGGCTCTAGCTGCTGTTGAATGGTTCAACAACAAGGATTTCCATGGTAATATAATTGGAGTATTTGTGGCGGAGTCCAAAAGCAAAGATGATCACACATACAACTCTGTGGCTGATCCAAATCTTGGTGGTGATGTTGGCGGGTTGGAAGAAAGTGCTAGGGATATGAATGGTGCCGGTGTGGGAAGAGGTAGAGGCCGGGGTGATACTGGTGCGAAAGCATGGCAGCAGGAGGGAGACTGGTTGTGTCCCAATACAAG CAGTTGTTCCAATGTAAATTTTGCTTTTCGAGGTGTGTGCAACCGATGTGGAAGTGCTCGACCTTCTGGCGTGAGTTCAGGGGCTGGTGGTCGTGGGAGGGGTCATGACGCCCTTAACTCTGGGGCCCACAGTCGGTCAGCCACTGGTTCTACAGGACTTTTTGGTCCTAATGACTGGCCTTGTCCAAT GTGTGGCAATATCAACTGGGCAAAACGTACAAAGTGCAATATTTGCAACACCAATAAGCCTGGTCATAATGAGGGTGGTGTGAG AGGAGGGCGAGGTGGTGGTTACAAAGaacttgatgaagaagaaatagAGGAAACTAAGCGACGGCGGAAGGAAGCGGAAGAA GATGATGGTGAGTTATATGATGAGTTTGGCAATCTGAAGAAAAAGTTCCGTGTCAAAACTCAACAAGCTGAATCTGGAAGATTGCCTCCTGGTGCCGGGCGTGCAGGATGGGAGGTTGAGGAACTAG GTGTGGTTGACAGAGGTAGAAGGGGGAGAAGCAAAGAGAGAGGGAGGGAGAGGGATGATAAGGAAAGCAGCAAGAGCAGAGGATATAGTGATAGGGATAGGCACAGAAGTAGAAGTAGGGAGCGGGATAGAGGAAAGGATCGAGACTGGGATTACAATTACGATCGAGACAGAGAATATGATCATTACAGAGAGCGGGAGAGGGATGGGGACAGGTACCGGTATCGTCACTGA
- the LOC110602103 gene encoding integrin-linked protein kinase 1, with protein MEGKSSVRFTLGKQSSLAPERQPKDSDTEEEELEEIDPSVRLMYAANEGNLDGIRELLDLGIDVNFRDIDNRTALHVAACQGYADVVSLLLDNGAQVETKDRWGSTPLADAIYYKNHDVIKLLEKRGAKPLMAPMHVNHAREVPEYEINADELDFTNSVEITKGTFRIASWRGIQVAVKRLGEDVISDEEKVKAFRDELALLQKIRHPNVVQFLGAVTQSSPMMIVTEYLPKGDLRQFLKRKEALKPATAVRFALDIARGLNYLHENKPPIIHRDLEPSNILRDDSGHLKVADFGVSKLLTVKEEKPLTCQDTSCRYVAPEVFKNEEYDTKVDVFSFALILQEMIEGCAPFSAKQELDALKSYTAKERPPFRAPAKHYSRGLKELIQECWNENPAKRPTFRQIITRLESIYNSIGHKRRWKVRPLKCFQNLEAMLKKDLSLTDSSRSSRSTNSK; from the exons atggaAGGAAAGAGCTCAGTTAGGTTCACTCTTGGGAAGCAATCATCTTTAGCACCAGaacggcagccgaaggattcaGATACGGAAGAGGAAGAATTGGAAGAGATCGATCCCAGTGTGCGGCTAATGTACGCCGCCAATGAAGGCAATTTGGATGGGATTCGTGAACTCTTGGATTTGGGCATTGATGTTAATTTTCGGGACATTGATAACCGCACTGCGCTTCATGTTGCTGCTTGCCAAGGCTATGCGGACGTGGTCTCTCTGTTGCTCGATAACGGAGCACAGGTGGAAACCAAAGATCGATGGGGAAGCACG CCTCTCGCAGACGCTATATACTATAAAAACCATGATGTGATCAAACTTTTGGAGAAACGTGGTGCAAAGCCTCTG ATGGCCCCCATGCATGTCAATCATGCACGCGAAGTCCCAGAATATGAGATTAATGCTGATGAGCTTGATTTTACTAACAGTGTAGAAATAACCAAG GGAACTTTTCGTATAGCATCCTGGCGTGGAATTCAAGTGGCAGTTAAAAGGCTTGGGGAGGATGTGATTTCTGATGAGGAGAAAGT GAAAGCATTCAGAGATGAGCTTGCATTGCTTCAGAAGATACGACATCCAAATGTGGTCCAATTTCTGGGTGCTGTTACCCAGAGTAGTCCTATGATGATTGTGACAGAATATCTACCCAAG GGAGATCTTCGTCAAttcttgaaaagaaaagaagcatTAAAGCCAGCAACAGCTGTGAGGTTTGCACTTGATATTGCTAG GGGATTGAATTATTTACATGAGAACAAACCACCAATAATTCACCGGGATCTTGAACCTTC AAACATATTGCGGGATGATTCTGGACATCTTAAAGTTGCGGATTTTGGAGTTAGTAAGTTGCTTACAGTTAAAGAAGAGAAGCCTCTCACTTGTCAAGACACTTCTT GTAGATATGTGGCCCCAGAGGTTTTCAAAAATGAAGAATATGATACCAAAGTGGATGTCTTTTCCTTTGCTTTGATCTTACAGGAG ATGATTGAAGGCTGtgcaccattttctgcaaagcAAGAACTTGACGCTCTAAAATCTTATACTGCAAAAGAGCGTCCACCATTTAGAGCTCCAGCAAAGCACTATTCCCGTGGACTTAAAGA GTTGATCCAAGAATGCTGGAATGAGAATCCAGCAAAAAGGCCAACTTTCAGGCAAATAATAACAAGACTGGAGTCAATTTATAACAGTATTGGTCATAAGAGGCGCTGGaag GTTAGACCATTAAAATGTTTTCAGAATCTGGAGGCTATGTTGAAGAAAGATCTTAGTCTGACTGACAGTAGCCGTTCTTCACGCTCCACAAACAGCAAGTGA
- the LOC110601400 gene encoding BTB/POZ domain-containing protein At3g19850, with translation MSRLCDLSIHVNAQETFFLNEKILSAYSGKLRKIIKQEKRKTQIKNSVIEIDDFPGGPYGFELVSRFCYNHGRIEITVSNVALLHCCAIFLGMTDKVSNCNLLKQTEIFLEGIFDWSWNDILASLKSCECFFTYADSSGLVQKLIYGLLAKITQHSDTNLIASSSSSSSSPETASGFRLSSSKTTPESRKPFSSSGNQWWFNDLALLSPVIIESFIKNWEAYGIHNNSLIITRFILHYLKNRVPRKAVCSRSDYGGLADTAVHGVILAGKSEFSCRGLLLILRSVSRFGVSKDCRAKLEKVIGNILDEATLDDLLISGHERSGIYDVNLVIRLIRIFVNGEMVSIQRMKKVGKLIDKYLSEISPDPNLKTSKFLGVAESLPDSARDCFDGVYKAIDMYLESHPTVPFEERTKICSRCLNYEKLSLEACKELAMNPRIPPFASIQALKSQKSHIPQDHNRNEDMKMNIDIMQRRVMELEKACKEMKGQMSWLVKHNLTTHPFHYNRALPRLC, from the exons ATGTCTCGACTCTGTGATCTTTCAATCCATGTTAATGCTCAAGAAACATTCTTTCTAAATGAG AAAATTCTGTCTGCATATTCAGGAAAGTTGAGGAAGATCATCAAGCAAGAAAAGAGGAAAACCCAGATTAAGAATTCAGTTATTGAAATCGATGATTTCCCAGGAGGTCCTTATGGTTTTGAGCTGGTTTCAAGATTCTGCTACAATCATGGCAGAATTGAAATCACAGTTTCAAATGTAGCTCTACTCCATTGCTGTGCAATCTTTCTAGGTATGACAGATAAAGTCTCAAATTGCAATCTCTTGAAACAGACAGAGATCTTTCTTGAAGGAATTTTTGACTGGTCATGGAATGATATACTCGCAAGTCTCAAGAGCTGTGAGTGCTTTTTCACATATGCAGATTCATCAGGCCTTGTCCAGAAGCTCATCTATGGCTTATTAGCAAAGATTACTCAACATTCTGATACAAACCTGATTGCTTCTTCTTCGTCTTCGTCTTCTTCTCCAGAAACTGCATCTGGGTTCAGACTCTCCTCTTCCAAAACCACTCCCGAGTCGAGAAAACCGTTTTCATCCTCAGGCAACCAGTGGTGGTTCAATGACTTAGCCTTATTATCTCCTGTAATAATTGAAAGTTTCATCAAGAATTGGGAGGCATATGGGATTCATAACAACAGCTTGATCATCACAAGATTCATCCTCCATTACCTGAAAAACAGAGTTCCGCGCAAAGCTGTGTGCTCAAGATCCGACTATGGTGGTCTTGCAGACACAGCTGTTCATGGGGTGATATTGGCCGGGAAAAGTGAATTTTCTTGCAGAGGACTGCTGCTGATACTGAGGAGTGTGTCAAGATTTGGTGTGAGCAAAGATTGCAGAGCTAAGTTGGAGAAGGTGATAGGCAACATTCTTGACGAAGCAACATTGGATGATCTGCTGATATCTGGGCATGAGAGGAGTGGAATTTATGACGTTAATCTGGTTATAAGATTGATAAGAATATTTGTTAATGGTGAAATGGTGAGCATTCAAAGGATGAAGAAAGTTGGTAAAttgattgataaatatttaagtGAAATATCTCCTGATCCCAACCTCAAGACCTCAAAATTTCTTGGAGTTGCAGAGAGTTTACCAGATTCTGCTAGAGATTGCTTCGATGGAGTTTACAAAGCCATTGATATGTATCTTGAG TCCCACCCAACAGTTCCATTTGAGGAAAGAACAAAGATATGCAGCAGATGCCTTAACTATGAGAAGCTAAGCCTTGAGGCTTGTAAAGAGCTGGCTATGAACCCAAGAATCCCTCCATTTGCTTCAATCCAAGCTCTCAAATCTCAGAAGTCTCACATCCCACAAGACCATAACAGGAATGAAGACATGAAAATGAACATAGACATTATGCAGAGAAGAGTGATGGAGTTGGAGAAGGCTTGCAAAGAGATGAAGGGTCAGATGTCTTGGCTGGTTAAGCATAATCTCACCACTCATCCTTTTCATTACAACCGAGCTTTGCCTAGGCTCTGTTGA
- the LOC110601401 gene encoding transcription initiation factor TFIID subunit 15 isoform X2 has translation MATYSGKGALSNGSVYVCNLPQGTDENMLAEYFGTIGLLKKDKRTGRPKIWFYRDKITNEPKGDATITYEDPHAALAAVEWFNNKDFHGNIIGVFVAESKSKDDHTYNSVADPNLGGDVGGLEESARDMNGAGVGRGRGRGDTGAKAWQQEGDWLCPNTSCSNVNFAFRGVCNRCGSARPSGVSSGAGGRGRGHDALNSGAHSRSATGSTGLFGPNDWPCPMCGNINWAKRTKCNICNTNKPGHNEGGVRGGRGGGYKELDEEEIEETKRRRKEAEEDDGELYDEFGNLKKKFRVKTQQAESGRLPPGAGRAGWEVEELGVVDRGRRGRSKERGRERDDKESSKSRGYSDRDRHRSRSRERDRGKDRDWDYNYDRDREYDHYRERERDGDRYRYRH, from the exons ATGGCAACCTATTCAGGAAAAGGGGCCCTTTCAAATGGGTCTGTCTATGTTTGTAACTTGCCTCAGGGCACTGACGAGAATATGTTAGCCGAATATTTTGGCACCATTGGGTTGCTAAAG AAAGACAAGCGAACGGGTCGACCTAAGATATGGTTTTATCGGGACAAGATAACAAATGAGCCAAAGGGGGATGCTACAATTACATATGAGGATCCACATGCGGCTCTAGCTGCTGTTGAATGGTTCAACAACAAGGATTTCCATGGTAATATAATTGGAGTATTTGTGGCGGAGTCCAAAAGCAAAGATGATCACACATACAACTCTGTGGCTGATCCAAATCTTGGTGGTGATGTTGGCGGGTTGGAAGAAAGTGCTAGGGATATGAATGGTGCCGGTGTGGGAAGAGGTAGAGGCCGGGGTGATACTGGTGCGAAAGCATGGCAGCAGGAGGGAGACTGGTTGTGTCCCAATACAAG TTGTTCCAATGTAAATTTTGCTTTTCGAGGTGTGTGCAACCGATGTGGAAGTGCTCGACCTTCTGGCGTGAGTTCAGGGGCTGGTGGTCGTGGGAGGGGTCATGACGCCCTTAACTCTGGGGCCCACAGTCGGTCAGCCACTGGTTCTACAGGACTTTTTGGTCCTAATGACTGGCCTTGTCCAAT GTGTGGCAATATCAACTGGGCAAAACGTACAAAGTGCAATATTTGCAACACCAATAAGCCTGGTCATAATGAGGGTGGTGTGAG AGGAGGGCGAGGTGGTGGTTACAAAGaacttgatgaagaagaaatagAGGAAACTAAGCGACGGCGGAAGGAAGCGGAAGAA GATGATGGTGAGTTATATGATGAGTTTGGCAATCTGAAGAAAAAGTTCCGTGTCAAAACTCAACAAGCTGAATCTGGAAGATTGCCTCCTGGTGCCGGGCGTGCAGGATGGGAGGTTGAGGAACTAG GTGTGGTTGACAGAGGTAGAAGGGGGAGAAGCAAAGAGAGAGGGAGGGAGAGGGATGATAAGGAAAGCAGCAAGAGCAGAGGATATAGTGATAGGGATAGGCACAGAAGTAGAAGTAGGGAGCGGGATAGAGGAAAGGATCGAGACTGGGATTACAATTACGATCGAGACAGAGAATATGATCATTACAGAGAGCGGGAGAGGGATGGGGACAGGTACCGGTATCGTCACTGA
- the LOC110602621 gene encoding oil body-associated protein 2C, whose product MASSDKSPDPTPIRGGDQPIPPGKPMSMEQHMLDKGAKMLQSFKPIKQISQHVCTFAIYSHDMSRQIETHHYVTRINQDFLQCAVYDTDDSNGRLIGVEYIVSDKIFESLPPEEQKLWHSHAYEVKSGLLVHPKVPEMIVRPELENLAKSYGKFWCTWQIDRGDRLPLGAPALMMSPQGVNLGMVAPELVEKRDVKYNILTDAIKQSRVEIAEPEWINPQADYWKLHGKGFAIDIERTEMKLRAPFP is encoded by the exons ATGGCTTCCAGCGATAAATCTCCGGATCCAACACCTATTAGAGGCGGGGATCAGCCAATTCCCCCAGGAAAGCCGATGTCGATGGAGCAGCACATGCTGGACAAGGGAGCAAAGATGTTGCAGTCTTTTAAGCCAATAAAGCAGATAAGCCAGCATGTGTGCACCTTCGCCATATATAGCCATGATATGTCTCGCCAGATAGAGACCCACCACTATGTCACCAGGATCAACCAGGATTTCCTTCAGTGCGCAGTTTATGATACCGACGACTCTAATGGCCGGCTCATAG GAGTGGAATATATAGTGTCAGATAAGATATTTGAAAGTTTGCCGCCTGAAGAGCAGAAGCTCTGGCACTCTCATGCTTATGAG GTGAAGTCAGGCCTGTTGGTTCATCCCAAGGTTCCAGAAATGATAGTGAGACCAGAACTGGAAAATTTGGCCAAATCCTATGGCAAGTTTTGGTGCACATGGCAGATCGATAGAG GTGATAGGCTTCCATTGGGAGCACCTGCACTGATGATGTCTCCACAAGGTGTGAACTTGGGCATGGTGGCTCCAGAGCTAGTTGAAAAAAGGGATGTGAAGTACAATATATTAACAGATGCTATAAAGCAATCGAGGGTAGAGATCGCAGAGCCAGAGTGGATCAATCCTCAGGCCGACTACTGGAAGCTGCATGGGAAAGGTTTTGCCATTGATATTGAGAGGACTGAAATGAAACTGAGGGCGCCTTTCCCATGA